A segment of the Synechococcus sp. CBW1002 genome:
TGGCGCTCCAAAGCCCGGCAAGAAGCGAGCGAAAGGGGATTTCCGAGGCATCAAGCTCAGCAACAAGACCCACCGCTCCGGCAGTGATCCCGACGCCTTGCTGGCCCGGAAATCCAACGCCCACCCGGCTCAACCGAGCTACCGGGGTCATGTGCTCATGGACAACCGCCATGCCCTGATCGTCGATTGCAAGGTCACGCAAGCCACGGGCACCGGGGAGCGGGATGCCGCCAAAGCCATGGCCGCGGATCGTCCCGGTGCCCACCAGAAAACCATCGGTGCCGACAAGCACTACGACACCAGGGGCTTTGTCGCCGAGATGCGCCGCATCGGCGTGACGCCGCACGTGGTGCAGAACACCGCCCGATCTGGTGGTTCCGCCATCGATGGCCGCACCACCCGCCACGTGGGCTACGCCAAGTCGATCCATGCCCGCCGCGGCATCGAGAAGGTGTTTGGCTGGATCAAACAGTGGGGAGGTCTGCGCCAGTTCAAGCTGCGCGGCACCGAGAAGGTGAGTGCGGTGTTCGGCCTGAATGTGATCGCCTACAACCTGATCCGCCTGGGCAACCTGCTCAAACCGGCGATGGCGGCGGCGTGAACAGGT
Coding sequences within it:
- a CDS encoding IS5 family transposase — encoded protein: MRGQRERSGSLFSYVSIEDRIPAGHPLRRIRKLADQALDRLNPTFCDLYAAEGRPSVPPEQLLLASLLQAFYGIRSERLLLEQLHYNLLFRWFVGLSPDDPIWHPTTFTKNRERLLNEQVMGKFLEKLMGAPEVKPLLSDEHFSVDGTLLQAWASHASLVRIDGQDDPPPPPSGPGEGFGAPKPGKKRAKGDFRGIKLSNKTHRSGSDPDALLARKSNAHPAQPSYRGHVLMDNRHALIVDCKVTQATGTGERDAAKAMAADRPGAHQKTIGADKHYDTRGFVAEMRRIGVTPHVVQNTARSGGSAIDGRTTRHVGYAKSIHARRGIEKVFGWIKQWGGLRQFKLRGTEKVSAVFGLNVIAYNLIRLGNLLKPAMAAA